Proteins from a single region of Pithys albifrons albifrons isolate INPA30051 chromosome 10, PitAlb_v1, whole genome shotgun sequence:
- the FASLG gene encoding tumor necrosis factor ligand superfamily member 6, producing the protein MQAYKGRAGSSPGAQTGTTAAVFGCHTEDHAKRVQPIPLPTMQQNLNYVYPQIFWVDGCADASTSCPSATPVAPFPPPVPDRRKKPGKKRERRSVDFLVIYLLLLLALTGVGLSMFQIFHLEKELAELRESADAEHIPPALEKLIGQKDSMKKEERKAAHLTGSPSQQNMPLEWEPISGHAYTSGIQYRDRGLIINETGLYFVYSNVLFRGSVCDGQVLTHVVYKRNPTSPGSHVLMEDKGINYCTGQRTWARKSYLGALFSLRKMDSLHVNVSKVALVNFEESKTFFGLFKL; encoded by the exons ATGCAGGCGtacaaaggcagagctgggtcTTCCCCCGGGGCTCAGACTGGGACAACCGCGGCAGTTTTTGGCTGCCATACGGAGGACCACGCCAAGCGTGTCCAGCCTATCCCGCTCCCGACCATGCAGCAGAACTTGAACTACGTGTACCCACAGATTTTTTGGGTGGACGGCTGTGCTGATGCAAGTACTTCctgtccctcggcaacccctgTTGCTCCTTTCCCACCGCCAGTACCCGACCGGAGGAAAAAgccagggaagaagagggaaaggaggagcgTCGACTTCCTGGTGATCTACTTGCTACTCCTGTTGGCCCTCACTGGAGTGGGGCTGAGCatgtttcagatttttcatCTGGAGAAGGAACTGGCTGAACTCCGAGAG TCTGCTGATGCTGAACACATCCCTCCGGCTCTGGAGAAACTCATAG GGCAGAAGGATTcaatgaaaaaggaagaaagaaaggcagCGCATTTAACAG GGAGCCCATCCCAGCAGAACATGCCTCTGGAGTGGGAGCCCATCTCTGGCCATGCCTACACCAGTGGCATTCAGTACCGCGACCGGGGGCTCATCATCAATGAGACTGGGCTGTACTTCGTGTACTCCAACGTGCTGTTCCGGGGCAGTGTCTGCGATGGCCAAGTGCTCACACACGTCGTCTACAAGAGAAACCCGACCTCGCCGGGCAGCCACGTGCTGATGGAGGACAAAGGCATCAACTACTGCACGGGGCAGAGGACGTGGGCCCGGAAAAGCTACCTGGGGGCTCTCTTCAGTCTCAGGAAGATGGACAGCTTGCACGTCAATGTCTCCAAAGTCGCCCTGGTTAATTTTGAGGAATCCAAGACTTTCTTCGGCTTGTTTAAGCTTTGA